In Bradyrhizobium sp. WD16, the genomic stretch CGCCAAGGCCTATGACGGTCCGCCGACCGACCCGAAGGTCTTCGAGGAAAATCAGAAGAAGCTTCAGGAAGAGCTGCAGAAGCGCGCCAACGAGGCTCGCGCCAAGCTCGAGGCGGCGCAGCCGCCGGCCGCCAGCGCGACGCCGCCGAAGTAAGCGACAACGCCATCAAAGACGAAGAAAAAAGGCGCGCAGCGATGCGCGCCTTTTTTCTTGGCCGGCGGATCGCCGAGCGGCGGCGGCCGAAGGGGCGAGGGCGCGCCCCGGCGCGCCATCGCTTCAGCTCAGCGCTTCAATTCAGCGTGGAGTTGCGCGGGCGATAGCCGCCGGTCCTGTCCCTGATGAAGGTCTCGGCCACCTGGGAGTGGCGGATCGGTTCGCCGGAATTGTCGGGCAGCAGGTTCTGCTCGGAGACGTAGGCGATGTATTCGCTCTCCGCATTCTCGGCGAACAGGTGGTAGAACGGCTGGTCCTTGCGGGGCCGGACGTCTTCCGGGATCGACAGCCACCATTCCTCGGTGTTGTTGAACTCCGGATCGATGTCGAACACCACGCCGCGGAATGAGAAGATCCGGTGACGGACGATCTGGCCGATCTGGAACTTGGCGGTACGCGCTTTGATCATGATCGTCGAATAGACCAGGATCGCCGGGGATGCTAGTGCGGTGGATCTGACGCTCGTTTCAATATTGCAGCGAGTTCTTCGAACGCGCGTCAGATGAGGCTTGCCGCAAAGGCGGTAGGCAATTGCGAGACGCCACACTAGGGGCTAGGGCTGCGCCCGCGTCCCGTCGCCGAAGGGCCCCTTAACGACTTCATCCAGAATCGCCAAAGCGCTACCTATCCTCATGATAGATATCATGAATCTGGCTCTGCCCTATTTCGGGCTGATCTTCGTCGGCTATGCCTGCGGCAAGTTCAGGGGACTGCCCGAAGCCGGGCTCGCCTGGATGAATTTCTTCCTGCTCTACGTCTCGTTACCGGCGCTGTTTTTCCGCATCCTGGCCAAGACCCCGTTTGCCGAACTCAACAATCTGCCCTTCGTGGTGGCGACCACGACGGCCACTGCGATCGCCTTCGGCCTCGCCGCGATCGGCGGCCGGCTGATCGGCCGGCTGACCCTGCGCGAGGCGACCATGGCGGGCCTCGCCGGCGGCTATGGCAACATCGGCTACATGGGACCGGGGCTGGCGCTGGCGACCCTCGGGGTCAAGGCGACCGCGCCGGTGGCACTGATCTTCTGCTTCGACACCATCCTGCTGTTCTCGCTGGCGCCAGCCCTGACCGCGCTCGGCGCCGGCGTCTCGCGCTCGCTGCCGCACACCGTGTTCTCGGTGATGAAGCAGATTCTGCTGCATCCCCTGATCGTTGCCGCCTATTGCGGGGCGATCGCCGCGGCCAGTCATTTTCAGCCGCCGGTCGCCATCGACAGCATGCTGCAATTCCTGCAGTCGGCGGCGGCGCCTGTCGCGCTGTTCGCGCTCGGGGTCACGGTGGCGCTGCGGCCGTTCGAGCGGGTGCCCTGGGAAGTGCCGGGATTGATCGCGATCAAGACGGTGCTGCACCCCCTGATCGTCTACGGCCTGCTGCTGCTGCTCGGCCCGTTCGTGCCGGAGTGGTCGGCGACAGCCATCCTGATGGCCTCGCTGCCGCCGGCGCTCAACGTCTTCGTCATCGCCCGGCAATACAACGCCTGGGTCGAGCCGGCCTCGGCGGCCGTGCTGCTCGGCACCTTCGTGTCGGTGGTGACGCTGACCAGCGTGATGTGGGCGCTGAAGACGGGGCAGATCGCGCTGCCCTGAACCTAGTGTGGCGTCTCGCAATTGCCTATGCCCTTTGCGGCAAGCCCCTGTAGGCAATTGCGAGACATAAGCCGCACTAGCGTTTTGATTTTGCTAGTGTCCCGATGTCTCCGAATGACCGTGCGAGGGTGAGGCAAATGAAGCGGTAATTCGGAGGCAGGACACTAAGGCCTGTCCTCAATTGAGCCAGATGATAACCGCCGCGAGGTTGATTGCGGCGAGGAAATTTCTGGCGGTTTTGTCGTAGCGGGTAGCGATGGCGCGGTATTGCTTGAGCTTGCAGAAGAAATTCTCGATGAGATGGCGTGCCTTATAGGCGTGCTTGTCGAAATCGCGCTGGAGCTGCCGGTGGCGCCTGGGCGGGATCACGACCGACTTTCCCCGTGCCAGCAAAGGGGCAATCACCCGTTCGTCGGCGTCGAAGGCCTTGTCTGCCAATAAGGCGTCGGCCGCCATGTCGGGCAGCAGTGCATCGGCGCCCTCCAGATCATGGGCTTGGCCGGGCGTCAGGATGAAGTCCAGCGGATTGCCCAGGGCATCGACAAGCGCATGGATCTTGGTGCTCAGCCCGCCTTTGCTGCGCCCGATAGCTTGGTTTTCGCCGTCTTTTTTTGTGCGCCGGCACTGTGCTGATGCGCCCGCACGATCGTGCTGTCGATCATCGCGTACTCATTGTCGGCATCGCTCGCCAGCATCTTAAACAGCTTCTTCCACACCCCGCTCTTCGTCCAGCGCGAAAAACGCGTATGTATCTTGATCGGATCGCCGAAGCGTTCGGGCAAATCTCGCCAAGGGATCCCGGCTCGATAGCGGTAGATCACCGCTTCTACAAACAGCCGATTGTCTTTGGCCGTGACCCCTACATGCCCTTCACGTCCGGGCAAAATATCCTTGATCCTATCCCATTGATCGTCCCGAAGGGCGTAGCGGCGCATTTGGTCAGCTCCGAATCAGCTGACCGCCTATGAATCATGCGATAATCTGCTTGGGAATCCTCTAATTGAGGACAGGCTCTAGCATCATTATGATTTTAGTGCGGTTTTGGATCTGACGCGCGTTTGAAGAATTCGCTGCAATGCTGAAACGAGCGTCAGATCCACCGCACTCGTCGTGCCGGATCGCCGCGCCAAGTTTAGTGCGCGCGCCAGCCGGTGGCGAGGCCCTCGCGCATGGCGAGGCGGCGCAGCGGCCCGACGCGGCCGACCAGATGCATGCCCGCTGCGCGGAGCATCTGCGCGGGGAGGAAATCGGTGAGCAGCGAGCGGTTGGCGATGTCGATCGCCATCACGCGCATGCCGACATCGCCGCGGCGCGCGCGTCCATAGCGCGCCAGCACCGCATCGGAGCCGATGTCCTCGCCGCGATGCAGGGCCTCGCCGATGATGCGGGCGATGTCGCCGGCGTCGCGCACACCCATGTTGAGTCCCTGGGCGCCGACCGGAGGCGCCACATGGGCGGATTCCCCGACCAGCGCCGTGCGTCGCCGCCCGAATGTCTCCGCCTTCTCGAAAGCCAGCGGAAAGGCGTTGCGCGGACCGTCGATCCGCATGGCCCCGAGGATGGCATGGGAGCGGCGTTCGATCGCCGCCGACAGCGCGTTGTCGGCGAGCGCCAGCAGCCGCTGCGCCTCGGCGGGCCGGTTGATCCAGACGACGCCGCAGCGCTGGCCGGGCAGGGGCACGAAGACGCATTGGCCGACGGTGGTGTGAAATTCGGTCGAGACCTCGTTGTGCGGCCGGGAGTGGGCGACGTTGAAGGTTACGGCCACCTGGTCGAGAGGACGCCGTTCGATGGCGATGCCGGCGGCGGTCCGGCTCGGCGAATGCCGGCCGTCGGCCCCGACCAGCAGTCGCACGTGCAAGGCGGCGCCACCATGCGTGGCGATCGCAACCTCGTCATCGCCGCAGACGATCTTCGCGGCGTCGTCGTCGAACCGCGTCAGGTTGGCGAGTTCGGCGGCGCGTGCTTCCAGCGCCTCGACGAGATGCTGGTTCTCGATGTTGTAGCCGAACACGTCCTGGCCGATTTCCGCGCTGTGGAAGTCGACCTCCGGCGCGCGCACCAGGCGGCCGGTGTCGTCGATCAGGCGCATCACCCGGACGGCGCAGGCCTGGTGGACGCAACGTTCCCACACCCCGAGTTCCGTCAACAGATCGATCGAGGGGCCGAGCAGGGCGGTGGTGCGGTTGTCGCCGTAGGGTTGGCGGCGCGCCACCAGAGCCGTGCGGGCTCCGGCCAAGGCGAGGCCGACAGCCGCCACCAGGCCGGCCGGGCCGCCGCCGACAACGGCGGTATCGAAACGCACGGGTGCGATGGGAGCATCCATGAGCGCTGGTATAGGCTCCCTGCCGTGTCTGCGCAATTCTCTCCGGCGCGGGATCGCGGAACGCAGGCGAAGCGCGCGGCGGAAAGCCGCAAGACCGACTGTGCGCAGCCTGAATTTTCCTGCTAAGCAGCGAGCCGGGTGGTGGGCAGAGCGGATTTCGGATTCGAGACATCAGTGGAGCGACCTCGAGCCATGAAACCGCTGCCGACATCCGCACCTGAAGCTCCGAGCGCCGCCGCGCGGTTGCGCGCCTTCGCCGTTCATGTGCTCACAGCGCTGGGCGGCGGCATCGCGCTGCTCGCCCTGCTCGAGGCGGTGCGCGAACACTGGGCCGCGATGTTCGGCTGGCTCGGGCTGGCGCTCGTGATCGACGCCATCGACGGTCCGATCGCGCGCCGGCTGCAGGTCGCCGCCGTGCTGCCGGACTGGTCGGGCGATGTTCTCGACCTGGTCGTCGATTTCGTCACTTACGTCTTCGTCCCCGCTTACGCCGTCGCCGCCAGCGGACTGTTGCTGCCGATCGCGGCGCCGCTGATCGGCGGCGCCATCGTGGTGAGTGGTGCACTTTATTTCGCCGACCGGCGCATGAAGGCCGAGGACAATCATTTCCGCGGCTTTCCGGCGCTGTGGAATGCCGCGGCCTTCTATCTCTTTCTGCTCAAGCCGCCGCCGCTCACCGGCAGCGTGCTGATGGCGCTGCTGGTGCTTTTGACCTTCGTGCCGTTCCACGTCATCCATCCGGTGCGCGTTGCGCGGCTGCGCAGCGTCAACCTGGCGCTGATGGCGCTGTGGGGCGTGCTGGCGCTGTTCGTCGTCATGCGCGATTTCGACGTGTCCGTCGTGGTGCGCACCGCGCTTTGCCTGATCGCCGCCTATGTGCTCGGCATCGACCTCGTGTTCCGACTGATGAAGCGGGTGGCCGCATGATCGAACTTATCGCCAGCCCCGAAGCCTGGGCTGCCTTCCTTACTCTGGTGGCGCTGGAGATCATTCTCGGCATCGACAACGTCATCTTCCTGTCGGTGCTGGTGTCGCGCATTCCGCGGGATCAGGCGCGGCGCGCCCGCCGGATCGGGCTGGCGCTGGCGCTGATCTTCCGCATCGCGCTGCTGTCGGTCCTGGTCTGGCTGATCGGACTGACAGAGCCGGTGTTCACGGTGCTCGGCCAGCCGTTGTCCTGGCGCGACCTCATCCTGATCGGCGGCGGATTGTTCCTGATCGCCAAGGCGACGCACGAGATTCACGGCGAGGTCGAGGGCAGCGGCGAGGAAGCGGCCGGGGAGGGCAGCGCCAAGGCCCGTGGCGCCTTCGCGCTGGTGATCCTCCAGATCATCATCATCGACCTCGTCTTCTCGCTGGACAGCATCATCACGGCCATCGGCATGGCGCAGGACCTCACCATCATGGTTGCCGCGGTCGTCGTTGCCGTCGCCGTGATGTACGTGTCGTCGGGGCCGGTCGCCGGCTTCGTCGAGCGCCATCCGACCACCAAGATGCTGGCGCTGGCATTTCTGGTGCTGATCGGCGTGGCGCTGGTGGCCGACGGTCTCGGCTTCCACATCCCGCGCGGCTATGTCTATTTCGCCATCGCCTTCGCCATGGCTGTGGAGAGTTTCAATATCCTCGCCCGGCGGGGGCGCGTCCGGAGGGAAACGGCGGAATAGGGCATGCCGCCGCCCCGAAAGCTTGCCCTGCCGACGGTCCCCGCCTAATGTTCCGGCAAATCCGATGGGAGTGTCGAATATGGTCAAGGCGGTACGTGTTCATCAGATCGGTGGGCCGGAGGTTCTGACCTACGAGGATATCGAGGTGCCGTCGCCGGGCCATGGCGAAGTCCGCATCCGCCAGCACGCCGTCGGCCTCAATTTCATCGACACCTATTTCCGTACCGGCCTCTACAAGGCGCCGGCGCTGCCTTTCATCGCCGGCAACGAGGCGTCCGGCGAGGTGATCTCGACCGGCCCCGGCGTCACCAATTTCCATCCCGGTGACCGCGTCGCCTATTACTTCAATCTCGGCGCCTACACATCCGAGCGCAACATCCCGGCGGAAAAGCTGGTGAAGCTGCCGGACATGATCTCCTATGAGCAGGGCGCGGTGCTGATGCTCAAGGGCCTCACCGTGTTCTACCTGCTGCACAAGACCTTCAAGGTCGAGCCGGGGCACCGGGTGCTGATCCACGCCGCCGCCGGCGGCATCGGCCTGCTCGCCTGCCAATGGGCCAAGGCGCTCGGCGCCAACGTGATCGGCACGGTGGGCTCGCGCGAGAAGGCGGAGCTGGCGCTCTCCAATGGCTGCGATCACGTCATCCTCTACAACGAGGAGGATTTCGTCGCGCAGGTGAAACAGATCAGCCGTAACGAACTCTGCGACGTGGTCTATGACGGCGTCGGCAAGACGACCTTCCCGGGCTCGCTGTCCTGTCTGCGGCCGCGCGGCCTGTTCGTCAGCTTCGGCAATGCCTCGGGTCCGGTGCCGCCGTTCTCGCTGCAGGAGCTCAACAACCATGGCTCGCTGTTCGCCACGCGTCCCAAGCTCAACGATTATATCCCCACCCGCCACGAACTGCTGGAAGGCGCCGACACGCTGTTCTCGGCGGTGATCAGCGGCAAATTGCACGTGCCGATCCATCACGCCTATGCGCTCAAGGACGCGCAGAAGGCCCACCATGACCTGGAGAGCCGGGTCACGGTCGGAGCGTCGATCCTGCGGCCGTAAAGGTACAGGTCGGCGACGGCCGGGACAACAGCCCGGCCGTGACGACGTCTCGCCGATGGAGAGCGCTCTTCACGCGACGCAGCGGGCGGCGCCGAGCCTGGTCAGCACCACGTCGAGGATGGCGATCATCTGATTGATCTCCTCGCGAGTGACGTTCAGCGCCGGCATCAGGCGCAGCGAGTCGGGCCGTGGCGCGTTGAGCAGCAGCCCGTCCCTGAGCGCCTCGGCCACCACCGCGGCGCCGATCGGCCGGCCGAGCTCGAGCGCCAGCAACAACCCGCGGCCACGCACCTCGCCGAGGCCGTGCCGCGCCGACAGCCGCTGCAATTCGCCCTCGAGCAGGCGTCCGGTCGCGGCGATGCCGGCCAGCACGTCGGGCTGCGCCAGATGATTGAGCACGACGAGGCCGGCGGCGCACATCAGCGGATTGCCGCCGAAGGTGCTGCCCTGGTCGCCGTGCTCGAAACATGACGCCGCGGCGGTGGCGAGCACCGCGGCGAGCGGCACGCCGCCGCCGATGCCCTTGCCGAGCGTCATGATGTCGGGCGCGATGCCGGCATGCTCATGGCCGAACAGCTTGCCGGTCCGGCCCATGCCGGTCTGGATCTCGTCGACGATCAGCAACAGACCGCGTGCGGCGGTGAGCGCCCGCAGCTCGCGCAGGAACTGGTCGGTGGCGGGC encodes the following:
- the hspQ gene encoding heat shock protein HspQ, yielding MIKARTAKFQIGQIVRHRIFSFRGVVFDIDPEFNNTEEWWLSIPEDVRPRKDQPFYHLFAENAESEYIAYVSEQNLLPDNSGEPIRHSQVAETFIRDRTGGYRPRNSTLN
- a CDS encoding AEC family transporter; the encoded protein is MIDIMNLALPYFGLIFVGYACGKFRGLPEAGLAWMNFFLLYVSLPALFFRILAKTPFAELNNLPFVVATTTATAIAFGLAAIGGRLIGRLTLREATMAGLAGGYGNIGYMGPGLALATLGVKATAPVALIFCFDTILLFSLAPALTALGAGVSRSLPHTVFSVMKQILLHPLIVAAYCGAIAAASHFQPPVAIDSMLQFLQSAAAPVALFALGVTVALRPFERVPWEVPGLIAIKTVLHPLIVYGLLLLLGPFVPEWSATAILMASLPPALNVFVIARQYNAWVEPASAAVLLGTFVSVVTLTSVMWALKTGQIALP
- a CDS encoding IS5 family transposase (programmed frameshift), which encodes MRRYALRDDQWDRIKDILPGREGHVGVTAKDNRLFVEAVIYRYRAGIPWRDLPERFGDPIKIHTRFSRWTKSGVWKKLFKMLASDADNEYAMIDSTIVRAHQHSAGAQKKNGENQAIGRSKGGLSTKIHALVDALGNPLDFILTPGQAHDLEGADALLPDMAADALLADKAFDADERVIAPLLARGKSVVIPPRRHRQLQRDFDKHAYKARHLIENFFCKLKQYRAIATRYDKTARNFLAAINLAAVIIWLN
- a CDS encoding UbiH/UbiF family hydroxylase, with product MDAPIAPVRFDTAVVGGGPAGLVAAVGLALAGARTALVARRQPYGDNRTTALLGPSIDLLTELGVWERCVHQACAVRVMRLIDDTGRLVRAPEVDFHSAEIGQDVFGYNIENQHLVEALEARAAELANLTRFDDDAAKIVCGDDEVAIATHGGAALHVRLLVGADGRHSPSRTAAGIAIERRPLDQVAVTFNVAHSRPHNEVSTEFHTTVGQCVFVPLPGQRCGVVWINRPAEAQRLLALADNALSAAIERRSHAILGAMRIDGPRNAFPLAFEKAETFGRRRTALVGESAHVAPPVGAQGLNMGVRDAGDIARIIGEALHRGEDIGSDAVLARYGRARRGDVGMRVMAIDIANRSLLTDFLPAQMLRAAGMHLVGRVGPLRRLAMREGLATGWRAH
- a CDS encoding phosphatidylcholine/phosphatidylserine synthase is translated as MKPLPTSAPEAPSAAARLRAFAVHVLTALGGGIALLALLEAVREHWAAMFGWLGLALVIDAIDGPIARRLQVAAVLPDWSGDVLDLVVDFVTYVFVPAYAVAASGLLLPIAAPLIGGAIVVSGALYFADRRMKAEDNHFRGFPALWNAAAFYLFLLKPPPLTGSVLMALLVLLTFVPFHVIHPVRVARLRSVNLALMALWGVLALFVVMRDFDVSVVVRTALCLIAAYVLGIDLVFRLMKRVAA
- a CDS encoding TerC family protein; the protein is MIELIASPEAWAAFLTLVALEIILGIDNVIFLSVLVSRIPRDQARRARRIGLALALIFRIALLSVLVWLIGLTEPVFTVLGQPLSWRDLILIGGGLFLIAKATHEIHGEVEGSGEEAAGEGSAKARGAFALVILQIIIIDLVFSLDSIITAIGMAQDLTIMVAAVVVAVAVMYVSSGPVAGFVERHPTTKMLALAFLVLIGVALVADGLGFHIPRGYVYFAIAFAMAVESFNILARRGRVRRETAE
- a CDS encoding quinone oxidoreductase, which codes for MVKAVRVHQIGGPEVLTYEDIEVPSPGHGEVRIRQHAVGLNFIDTYFRTGLYKAPALPFIAGNEASGEVISTGPGVTNFHPGDRVAYYFNLGAYTSERNIPAEKLVKLPDMISYEQGAVLMLKGLTVFYLLHKTFKVEPGHRVLIHAAAGGIGLLACQWAKALGANVIGTVGSREKAELALSNGCDHVILYNEEDFVAQVKQISRNELCDVVYDGVGKTTFPGSLSCLRPRGLFVSFGNASGPVPPFSLQELNNHGSLFATRPKLNDYIPTRHELLEGADTLFSAVISGKLHVPIHHAYALKDAQKAHHDLESRVTVGASILRP
- a CDS encoding acetylornithine transaminase; the protein is MTSPHYAFDALMDVTARPSIVFVKGDGAFLRDADGRRYLDFVQGWAVNCLGHSPPLVADALAHQARQLLTPSPAYYNAPSLELAAALVANSAFDEVYFTNSGAEANEGAIKLARKYGALHRGGAFEIITFDGAFHGRTLATMSACGKKAFEPLFEPKVPGFPKAQLNDIASVERLIGPNTVAVMLEPIQGEAGVWPATDQFLRELRALTAARGLLLIVDEIQTGMGRTGKLFGHEHAGIAPDIMTLGKGIGGGVPLAAVLATAAASCFEHGDQGSTFGGNPLMCAAGLVVLNHLAQPDVLAGIAATGRLLEGELQRLSARHGLGEVRGRGLLLALELGRPIGAAVVAEALRDGLLLNAPRPDSLRLMPALNVTREEINQMIAILDVVLTRLGAARCVA